The following coding sequences lie in one Maniola jurtina chromosome 11, ilManJurt1.1, whole genome shotgun sequence genomic window:
- the LOC123869409 gene encoding uncharacterized protein LOC123869409 yields MANRDKSPQLGLNDDKLELLVRDLIKKRGTLKGRLTKFGTYINNFDANVVTPQNKIDLKLRIEGATNLYREFNSIQSRIEECVSETDLDDQLTQREQFEDCYYSTLSQAELLSNRCGSSSSSKVTACSKTCENSQLRSVKLPTITLPSFDGSYEHWLEFRDTFQSLIHDSDEINTIQKFHYLKSSLKGSAELVIDALEFTSSNYSVAWELLLDRYNNNILLIQNHIKTLFNIQPLSKESPVAIRTLSDTILKNIRALKILGEPVDSWDTLIIFIIVSKLDKTTEREWEQHKGTLITNNNDSKLKLKVDDLINFLKNRADMLETLHSSQINKQSMYTKNDRMKSSTKCNVSSTKPHERHSAPKNCVMCNGSHQLYACSQFIDSNLESKLKFLRDRKLCENCMKSSSHTAEFCKFGGCRRCFKKHNSLIHPSDDLNHPPDDTKTIGNASGSLTMHSSFDNNRQLMTGARAVSLPSGAAPLLNPADAVCYANNAHSNDKRTHRSLQPVLLSTALIEVRTRNNVYLLANALLDNGSERSFITEAFSKKLGVEFLQSTHEIRGVGNSATQCTKSCDIEIKSRISTYTTKLHCFILPLISSTLPAVHYERAKFRIPNSLQLADPHFLDSRKIDILIGADIFWELIHEGNIRLPNGPYLQNTHLGWIISGPIVFNTRNDRLIQCNFTQSIDTQLRQFWEIEELPRDRDTRTDAERACEELFTRTTTRNDEGRFIVSIPLKSSPDLLGESLPQAERRFLALEKRLERAPAYKKLYADFLHEYESLGHMTRVSTYGTPHYFMPHHGVFRENHSTTKLRVVYDAGAVSSTGISYNDLQLVGPPIQGDLISIILRFRQHRYVACADIEKMYRQCLVDEKQRDLQLILWRDEPTQPLGVYRLNTVTYGTASAPFLSCRCLKQLACEATNPEVSRIINEDFYVDDMITGSHDKETLLKLCEETTKTLQAGCFPLRKWIFNFTCEPEMTSSSCASKQILAENTNHKTLGIGWLNDSDEFYFNTEFESSNEPITKRIILSYASQIFDPLGILSPFILTAKLLLQQLWLLKLDWDDIVPTDIARQWNRFLASLSILKTIRVPRYVMDIDPIYTEMHIFSDASQTAYGACVYIRTVSANTVKVQLLCSKGKVGPLKTVSIPRLELLGALVGARLYNKVRDSLHCNFDHVIFWTDSTIVLGWLRMPPRLLNTFVQNRTIEIHDLTKDLPWRHVSGKENPADLVSRGVVNLEELSSSNLWWEGPAFLRDSKFDCENVPPFYTHEDQSNDLPEIKGSDVTALVAQDRSSSEDGSIIDFQRFSQFSRLRRSTAYVLRFLHNTRNKLNKRSGVLTVDELREADNLLVRLSQLESSPVEYKSIANNRALKNKHNLSKLNLFIDDNKLLRVGGRLDYSEFDYNKKHPILLSGKHHFTLLLFRHEHKSLLHAAPQALLFHLRESWWPIAGRNLARKVVHDCVVCKRLRGQTLTPLMGNLPSERITPTFPFFRCGVDYAGPVFVLTRKGRGAKTTKAYICIFICLVTRAVHLELVSDLTTKAYCLTLNRFVSRRSKPAEMWSDNGRTMVGLKNEFAQFLERCSSDIIEYANQQKIKFKFIVPYASHFGGLWERGVQSCKCHLRRVVGNAHLTYEEFSTVLAQVEAVLNSRPLSPMSSDPNDFLPLSPAHFLVGRTLTAPAYDNLVDTPTHRLDRYQRVEQIRQHFWRRWSKEYISELQTRTKWRLNTQDLKPNTMVIIKEDNFPPLKWHLGRVIRNIPGKDGISRVAEIQTASGLVRRAYAKICPLVDPDEDSLGSQELQGRGHVAAS; encoded by the coding sequence ATGGCAAATCGCGACAAATCTCCGCAATTAGGGCTCAACGATGATAAGTTAGAACTACTCGTACGCGATCTAATTAAGAAACGTGGCACTCTCAAAGGTAGAttaacaaaatttggtacttatattaataattttgatgcAAATGTTGTAACGCCTCAGAACAAAATAGATTTAAAGTTACGCATTGAAGGTGCCACGAATCTTTATCGTGAGTTCAATAGCATTCAGTCTAGGATAGAGGAATGTGTCAGCGAAACTGATCTAGATGATCAATTAACTCAGAGAGAGCAGTTCGAGGACTGCTACTATAGTACATTGTCGCAGGCTGAGTTATTATCAAATAGGTGTGGCAGCAGTAGCAGTAGTAAGGTCACAGCTTGTTCGAAAACATGCGAAAATAGTCAGTTACGATCTGTAAAATTACCTACCATAACTTTGCCATCCTTTGATGGGTCATACGAACACTGGCTGGAATTTCGGGATACATTTCAATCACTCATACACGATTCAGATGAAATTAACACCATCCAGAAATTCCACTACCTAAAGTCCTCCCTGAAGGGTAGTGCCGAGCTGGTTATTGACGCATTGGAGTTCACGTCTAGTAATTATTCTGTTGCCTGGGAACTCTTACTCGACCGGTATAATAACAACATACTATTAATTCAAAATcacataaaaacattatttaatatCCAACCATTGAGTAAAGAGTCCCCAGTGGCAATAAGAACACTTAGtgacacaattttaaaaaacatacgcGCATTAAAGATCCTAGGGGAGCCGGTGGACTCCTGGGAtacacttattatttttataattgtgtCTAAGCTAGACAAAACAACGGAACGCGAGTGGGAACAGCATAAAGGCACTTTGATAACTAACAATAACGATTCCAAGTTAAAATTAAAGGTTGATGATTTAATTAACTTCCTAAAAAATCGGGCGGACATGCTAGAAACATTACATTCATCACAAATTAATAAACAGTCAATGTACACGAAAAACGATCGAATGAAATCATCCACAAAATGCAATGTTTCTAGCACTAAGCCGCACGAACGTCACTCCGCGCCTAAAAACTGTGTTATGTGCAATGGATCTCATCAACTTTACGCATGTTCACAATTCATTGACTCTAATTTGGAATCGAAATTGAAGTTTCTTCGCGATAGGAAATTATGCGAAAATTGCATGAAAAGTAGTAGCCATACTGCTGAATTTTGCAAATTTGGCGGTTGCCGTCGTTGTTTTAAAAAGCATAATTCCCTAATTCATCCTTCGGATGATTTAAATCATCCCCCGGATGATACGAAAACGATAGGTAACGCTAGCGGTTCCCTAACAATGCACTCGTCATTCGATAATAATCGGCAACTGATGACCGGCGCTCGCGCGGTGTCGCTCCCGAGCGGCGCCGCGCCGCTCCTCAACCCCGCGGATGCAGTGTGCTATGCAAATAATGCACACAGTAACGATAAACGCACACATCGTTCTTTGCAACCGGTTTTGTTGTCCACCGCGCTAATCGAAGTACGAACtcgaaataatgtttatttactcGCAAATGCATTATTAGATAACGGAAGCGAACGCAGTTTCATAACCGAAGCCTTTAGTAAAAAACTAGGGGTAGAATTCTTACAGTCCACTCACGAAATAAGAGGTGTAGGTAATTCAGCGACGCAATGCACGAAATCATGCGACATTGAGATTAAATCGCGCATATCTACCTACACTACTAAACTACATTGTTTTATATTGCCGCTAATTTCAAGTACGTTGCCCGCTGTACATTATGAACGCGCGAAGTTtcgtatacctaatagtttacAGCTGGCAGACCCGCATTTTCTTGATTCtcgaaaaattgatattttaatcGGCGCAGATATATTTTGGGAATTAATACACGAAGGTAATATAAGGTTACCTAACGGaccttatttacaaaatacgcATTTAGGCTGGATAATATCGGGACCTATCGTATTTAATACGCGCAACGATAGGCTTATTCAGTGTAATTTCACGCAATCGATAGACACGCAATTACGCCAATTCTGGGAGATCGAGGAGCTGCCTCGGGATCGGGATACGCGCACGGATGCTGAGCGTGCTTGCGAAGAACTGTTCACTCGTACTACGACGCGCAATGACGAGGGACGGTTTATTGTTAGCATACCTCTTAAGTCATCACCCGATCTTTTGGGCGAATCACTTCCACAGGCGGAACGACGCTTCCTAGCGTTAGAAAAGCGGTTAGAACGCGCGCCCGCTTACAAAAAACTATACGCAGATTTTCTTCATGAATATGAGAGCCTAGGTCATATGACTCGCGTTTCGACCTACGGAACCCCTCATTATTTTATGCCGCATCACGGTGTATTTCGCGAAAATCATTCGACTACTAAACTTAGAGTTGTTTACGATGCTGGGGCCGTTTCTAGCACGGGAATCAGCTATAATGACCTACAGTTGGTAGGCCCGCCTATCCAAGGCGATCTAATTTCAATTATATTGCGCTTCAGGCAACATCGGTACGTCGCATGCGCAGACATCGAAAAGATGTACCGACAGTGCCTTGTTGATGAAAAGCAGCGAGATCTTCAGCTGATTCTCTGGCGCGACGAACCCACGCAGCCACTCGGTGTCTATCGCCTCAACACGGTCACCTACGGAACCGCGTCCGCGCCGTTTTTAAGTTGTCGCTGCCTAAAACAACTTGCATGCGAAGCAACCAATCCCGAAGTGTCGCGAATCATCAATGAAGATTTTTACGTCGACGACATGATCACGGGTTCTCACGACAAAGaaacattattaaaattgtGCGAAGAAACAACCAAGACGTTGCAAGCTGGTTGTTTCCCACTACGCAAGTGGATTTTCAATTTTACGTGTGAACCCGAGATGACGTCATCGTCGTGCGCTTCTAAGCAAATACTCGCGGAGAAtacaaatcacaaaacattaGGTATTGGTTGGCTTAATGACAGCGacgaattttatttcaatacggAATTTGAGTCTAGTAATGAACCTATAACAAAACGCATAATTCTATCATACGCATCTCAAATTTTCGATCCACTGGGGATTTTAAGTCCGTTTATCTTGACTGCAAAATTGTTATTACAACAGTTGTGGTTATTAAAATTGGACTGGGACGACATCGTACCTACTGACATCGCGCGTCAGTGGAACCGGTTTCTCGCTTCGCTGTCGATCCTAAAAACGATACGCGTTCCGCGATATGTCATGGATATTGATCCTATATATACCGAGATGCATATTTTTAGCGACGCTTCTCAAACCGCGTACGGCGCGTGCGTTTATATAAGGACCGTAAGCGCTAATACGGTCAAAGTGCAATTGCTCTGTTCTAAAGGGAAGGTTGGACCGCTAAAAACCGTCAGCATCCCACGGTTAGAGCTTCTCGGTGCTCTAGTGGGCGCTCGCCTTTATAACAAGGTTCGCGATTCACTTCACTGCAACTTCGATCACGTAATATTTTGGACGGACTCGACAATTGTCTTAGGTTGGCTGCGCATGCCGCCACGATTGTTAAATACGTTCGTTCAAAATAGGACGATAGAAATTCATGATTTGACGAAGGATCTCCCGTGGCGTCATGTAAGCGGGAAGGAGAACCCAGCTGATCTCGTTTCGCGTGGGGTTGTGAATCTCGAGGAGCTCTCTTCGTCTAATTTGTGGTGGGAAGGGCCAGCCTTCCTTCGTGACAGTAAATTTGACTGTGAAAACGTACCTCCCTTTTACACGCACGAAGATCAGTCAAATGACTTACCTGAAATAAAGGGTAGTGACGTCACCGCGTTAGTAGCCCAGGATAGGTCGAGCTCTGAAGATGGATCTATTATCGATTTCCAACGATTCTCTCAGTTCAGCCGGCTGAGACGCTCAACTGCTTATGTTTTACGGTTTTTACATAATACGCGCAATAAACTTAACAAGCGGTCGGGCGTTCTTACCGTCGATGAACTGAGAGAAGCCGACAACTTGTTGGTTAGGCTGTCTCAACTGGAATCTTCTCCAGTTGAGTACAAGTCAATAGCCAACAATCGCGcgctaaaaaataaacataatttaagtaaattaaatctgtTTATTGATGACAATAAACTGTTGCGAGTTGGCGGCAGGTTGGACTATTCAGAGTTcgattataataaaaaacaccCAATTTTACTGTCAGGCAAACATCATTTTACGCTTCTTCTTTTTCGCCACGAACACAAATCCTTGCTACACGCAGCCCCGCAGGCGCTTCTTTTTCACCTTCGTGAATCTTGGTGGCCGATCGCAGGCAGAAATCTCGCTAGAAAGGTAGTTCACGACTGCGTGGTGTGTAAGCGCCTGCGAGGTCAAACACTTACCCCTCTGATGGGAAATCTTCCCAGCGAGAGGATTACACCCACTTTTCCGTTCTTTCGATGCGGCGTTGACTATGCCGGCCCAGTGTTCGTTTTGACCAGAAAAGGTAGGGGAGCTAAAACTACAAAGGCATacatttgcatttttatatGCCTCGTTACGCGCGCTGTGCATTTAGAGCTGGTGAGTGATCTTACTACTAAAGCGTACTGTCTCACACTCAACCGCTTTGTCTCACGCAGGTCAAAACCCGCTGAAATGTGGTCTGATAATGGCCGCACCATGGTCGGACTTAAAAACGAATTCGCGCAATTTTTAGAACGCTGTAGTTCTGACATTATTGAATACgcaaatcaacaaaaaattaaatttaaattcataGTGCCGTATGCCAGCCACTTTGGTGGACTGTGGGAACGTGGAGTACAGTCGTGCAAGTGCCACCTTCGCCGCGTGGTCGGTAACGCGCATCTCACATACGAAGAGTTCAGCACAGTATTAGCACAAGTTGAAGCTGTCCTGAATTCTCGTCCCCTCTCCCCAATGTCTTCCGATCCTAACGACTTCCTTCCTCTTAGTCCTGCTCATTTCCTGGTTGGCCGTACGCTCACCGCACCTGCCTACGACAACCTGGTGGATACGCCCACGCATAGACTCGATCGGTACCAGAGGGTGGAGCAAATTCGACAACACTTTTGGAGACGCTGGTCGAAAGAATACATATCCGAGCTGCAAACACGGACGAAGTGGAGACTAAACACGCAAGACCTCAAACCCAACACTATGGTCATCATCAAAGAGGACAACTTCCCGCCGTTGAAATGGCATCTCGGACGAGTCATCAGAAACATACCTGGGAAGGATGGAATCTCAAGAGTCGCGGAAATACAAACTGCATCCGGGCTTGTGAGGCGAGCTTACGCAAAGATCTGCCCATTAGTCGACCCTGATGAGGACAGTCTTGGAAGCCAAGAGCTCCAAGGCCGGGGGCATGTTGCGGCGTCGTAG
- the LOC123869472 gene encoding uncharacterized protein LOC123869472 isoform X1 — protein sequence MRSRDRLDELRHLAQQAGVYPDSEPPVAPRAPLSKDIDELLREVEPVRMWILDVERNTQLIRRLHADPTYTSNRQLQEQLDALATASHALGLKACGALRQLAARARSGAPSGAASRMARLQFAATRRLCDAALARHERALQALRDQQHRLLHEQIRLTNVAISEEECEHLLESNNIALFVDNLSVAAARGDGGGAAGAARGGGAARRAGARRALAAQRARPVPAAGAPRRRAARADRQRGVLRAAGLRARGERRPRAAAGHRQPPQDEEEKDGPHRLPRGRLPRRAARAGAELRLMTSYQVYCANQLATPASPPTYLHRRFPRQEEAYLLIVRSVDLIVINIIVL from the exons ATGAGGAGCAGGGACCGCCTCGACGAGCTGCGCCAC CTGGCGCAGCAGGCGGGCGTGTACCCGGACAGCGAGCCGCCCGtcgcgccgcgcgcgccgctcAGCAAGGACATCGACGAGCTGCTGCGAGAG GTGGAGCCGGTGCGGATGTGGATCCTCGACGTGGAGCGCAACACGCAGCTCATCCGCCGCCTGCACGCCGACCCCACCTACACCTCCAACAGAC AGTTGCAGGAGCAGCTGGACGCGCTGGCCACGGCGTCGCACGCGCTGGGGCTGAAGGCGTGCGGCGCGCTGCGGCAgctggcggcgcgcgcgcgctcCGGCGCGCCGAGCGGCGCGGCGAGCCGCATGGCGCGCCTGCAGTTCGCCGCCACGCGCCGCCTGTGCGACGCCGCGCTCGCGCGCCACGAGCGCGCGCTGCAGGCGCTGCGCGACCAGCAGCACCGCCTGCTGCACGAGCAGATCAGACTCA CGAATGTCGCGATATCTGAGGAGGAGTGCGAGCACCTGCTGGAGTCCAACAACATCGCTCTGTTCGTCGACAA CTTGTCGGTTGCAGCTGCACGCGGAGACGGCGGAGGCGCGGCTGGCGCTGCGCGAGGCGGAGGCGCGGCGCGACGAGCTGGCGCGCGTCGAGCGCTCGCTGCACAGCGTGCGCGACCTGTTCCTGCAGCTGGCGCACCTCGTCGCCGCGCAG CAAGAGCAGATCGACAGCGTGGAGTTCTTCGCGCTGCAGGCCTCCGAGCACGTGGAGAGCGGCGGCCACGAGCTGCTGCAGGGCACCGTCAGCCGCCGCAGGACGAGGAAG aaaaagatGGGCCTCATCGTTTGCCTCGCGGCCGGCTGCCTCGTCGTGCTGCTCGTGCTGGTGCTGAGCTGAGACTCATGACTTCATACCAGGTGTACTGCGCGAACCAGCTCGCGACTCCCGCGTCGCCTCCAACCTACTTACATCGACGGTTCCCGAGACAAGAAGAAGCTTATTTATTGATAGTCCGCTCCGTAGACCTCATAGtcattaatattatagttttgtaa
- the LOC123869472 gene encoding uncharacterized protein LOC123869472 isoform X2 — protein sequence MRSRDRLDELRHLAQQAGVYPDSEPPVAPRAPLSKDIDELLREVEPVRMWILDVERNTQLIRRLHADPTYTSNRQLQEQLDALATASHALGLKACGALRQLAARARSGAPSGAASRMARLQFAATRRLCDAALARHERALQALRDQQHRLLHEQIRLTNVAISEEECEHLLESNNIALFVDNLHAETAEARLALREAEARRDELARVERSLHSVRDLFLQLAHLVAAQQEQIDSVEFFALQASEHVESGGHELLQGTVSRRRTRKKKMGLIVCLAAGCLVVLLVLVLS from the exons ATGAGGAGCAGGGACCGCCTCGACGAGCTGCGCCAC CTGGCGCAGCAGGCGGGCGTGTACCCGGACAGCGAGCCGCCCGtcgcgccgcgcgcgccgctcAGCAAGGACATCGACGAGCTGCTGCGAGAG GTGGAGCCGGTGCGGATGTGGATCCTCGACGTGGAGCGCAACACGCAGCTCATCCGCCGCCTGCACGCCGACCCCACCTACACCTCCAACAGAC AGTTGCAGGAGCAGCTGGACGCGCTGGCCACGGCGTCGCACGCGCTGGGGCTGAAGGCGTGCGGCGCGCTGCGGCAgctggcggcgcgcgcgcgctcCGGCGCGCCGAGCGGCGCGGCGAGCCGCATGGCGCGCCTGCAGTTCGCCGCCACGCGCCGCCTGTGCGACGCCGCGCTCGCGCGCCACGAGCGCGCGCTGCAGGCGCTGCGCGACCAGCAGCACCGCCTGCTGCACGAGCAGATCAGACTCA CGAATGTCGCGATATCTGAGGAGGAGTGCGAGCACCTGCTGGAGTCCAACAACATCGCTCTGTTCGTCGACAAC CTGCACGCGGAGACGGCGGAGGCGCGGCTGGCGCTGCGCGAGGCGGAGGCGCGGCGCGACGAGCTGGCGCGCGTCGAGCGCTCGCTGCACAGCGTGCGCGACCTGTTCCTGCAGCTGGCGCACCTCGTCGCCGCGCAG CAAGAGCAGATCGACAGCGTGGAGTTCTTCGCGCTGCAGGCCTCCGAGCACGTGGAGAGCGGCGGCCACGAGCTGCTGCAGGGCACCGTCAGCCGCCGCAGGACGAGGAAG aaaaagatGGGCCTCATCGTTTGCCTCGCGGCCGGCTGCCTCGTCGTGCTGCTCGTGCTGGTGCTGAGCTGA
- the LOC123869474 gene encoding uncharacterized protein LOC123869474 → MISYQLGCYAEGRGPASHSPPQRERRCTHVAQLVEAVPAPHGAVRPHTARCTLHAAHCSLRGAARSVRARRCLISNDNARDITRALRSSLHLHAARRTAPQRAEVCACRMTRHVGRARSLEAVSRGPDFRIVLV, encoded by the exons ATGATATCTTATCAGCTGGGATGCTACGCGGAGGGCCGCGGTCCGGCCTCGCA CTCGCCGCCGCAACGTGAGCGGCGCTGTACTCACGTGGCGCAGCTCGTCGAGGCGGTCCCTGCTCCTCATGGCGCGGTCCGCCCGCACactgcacgctgcacgctgcacgctgctCACTGCTCACTGCGCGGCGCTGCACGGTCGGTGCGCGCGCGGCGGTGTCTAATCTCGAATGATAACGCTCGTGATATCACGCGCGCATTAAGGTCAAGCCTCCACCTTCACGCCGCGCGCCGCACCGCACCGCAGCGCGCGGAGGTGTGCGCGTGTCGTATGACGCGGCACGTGGGTCGCGCCAGGTCATTGGAAGCG GTCTCCCGGGGCCCCGATTTTAGAATCGTATTAGTCTAA